A region of Pyxidicoccus parkwaysis DNA encodes the following proteins:
- the bshC gene encoding bacillithiol biosynthesis cysteine-adding enzyme BshC gives MLVPHRTCYSSPTVTSSISAAWLRGDARALSILPDRCRQPAARAEAVAAAASRTVPPALLDVLASRNARLAPSPARERHLEMLSRPGTVAVVTGQQMGLFLGPLFTLYKAAAAIVAARALSEETGRPCVPVFWLQTEDHDLPEVDHVFLPRHTGGPLRVALEIPDAATSRAPIAHRHLGPSVTAALAMLRAELSEEPHAHEHLSLLERAYRPEATLAEAFTEVLSNVFAEEGLVFLDPRDARLAPLAAPVHRRSILEAEAISTALAARVRALTEAGFSEQVHIRPGSPLGFFSPDGVDGPRYRMDPSGPDTWSLVGHPEGRTVTTAELLGWLEREPLRFTTSALLRPLLQDTWLPTAAYVGGPGEIAYFAQLEPLYAHFGLPMPLVVPRARFRVLDDRTRRWLGKLGLQPDELNAPREELLTRLAARAGTQPLETPEALESRLFGTFAAELDRLNDSMLALDPMLQDALQRTRGTVRVAVSRLTGRYARALARRDSATAERVDRLRTYVTPNGEPQERVLGMAHFASRIGTRAFTRQVLDACVPFSGALEDLTP, from the coding sequence CTGCTCGTTCCACACCGGACCTGTTATTCAAGCCCGACCGTGACGTCCTCGATCTCTGCCGCGTGGCTTCGCGGAGATGCGCGTGCGCTCTCCATCCTTCCCGACCGCTGTCGCCAGCCAGCCGCACGTGCCGAGGCGGTGGCCGCCGCCGCGTCTCGCACCGTGCCTCCGGCGCTGCTCGACGTCCTCGCTTCTCGCAACGCGCGCCTCGCCCCCAGCCCCGCCCGCGAGCGCCACCTCGAGATGTTGTCCCGGCCCGGCACCGTGGCCGTGGTGACGGGACAGCAGATGGGGCTGTTCCTCGGTCCCCTCTTCACCCTCTACAAGGCCGCCGCCGCCATCGTCGCGGCGCGAGCGCTCTCGGAGGAGACGGGCCGGCCCTGTGTCCCCGTCTTCTGGTTGCAGACGGAGGACCACGACCTGCCCGAGGTCGACCACGTCTTCCTCCCGCGCCACACCGGCGGTCCCCTGCGTGTGGCATTGGAAATCCCAGACGCAGCCACTTCGCGAGCGCCCATCGCCCACCGTCACCTCGGCCCGAGCGTCACCGCCGCCCTGGCGATGCTGCGCGCGGAGCTGAGCGAGGAGCCGCACGCGCACGAGCACCTCTCGCTGCTGGAGCGCGCCTACCGTCCCGAGGCCACGCTCGCTGAAGCCTTCACCGAGGTGCTGTCGAATGTGTTCGCCGAGGAGGGGCTGGTGTTCCTCGACCCTCGGGACGCACGCCTCGCGCCGCTCGCCGCGCCCGTGCACCGCCGCTCCATACTGGAAGCGGAAGCCATCTCCACCGCGCTCGCCGCTCGCGTGCGCGCGCTCACCGAGGCCGGCTTCTCCGAGCAGGTCCACATCCGACCCGGCTCACCGTTGGGTTTCTTCTCTCCGGATGGTGTGGATGGTCCGCGCTACCGCATGGACCCGAGTGGCCCCGATACATGGAGCCTCGTCGGCCACCCGGAAGGGCGCACCGTGACGACGGCGGAGCTGCTCGGCTGGCTGGAGCGAGAGCCGCTCCGCTTCACCACGTCCGCGCTGCTGCGTCCCCTGCTTCAGGACACCTGGCTCCCCACGGCGGCCTATGTCGGCGGCCCAGGAGAGATTGCGTACTTCGCGCAGCTCGAGCCGCTCTATGCGCACTTCGGCCTGCCGATGCCGCTCGTCGTGCCGCGCGCCCGCTTCCGCGTGTTGGATGACCGCACGCGACGGTGGCTCGGCAAGCTGGGTCTCCAGCCCGATGAGCTAAATGCGCCCCGAGAGGAGTTGCTGACGCGGCTTGCCGCACGTGCCGGCACTCAGCCGCTCGAAACTCCGGAGGCCCTGGAGTCACGTCTCTTCGGCACCTTCGCCGCGGAGCTGGACCGCTTGAATGACTCGATGCTCGCGCTGGACCCGATGCTCCAGGATGCGCTCCAGCGCACGCGTGGCACCGTGCGCGTCGCCGTGTCCCGCCTCACGGGACGGTACGCCCGAGCGCTCGCCCGGCGTGACAGCGCCACCGCCGAGCGCGTGGACCGCCTGCGCACCTACGTCACACCGAATGGCGAGCCACAGGAGCGCGTCCTCGGCATGGCGCACTTCGCCTCGCGTATTGGCACGCGAGCCTTCACGCGGCAGGTGCTCGATGCCTGCGTGCCCTTCTCCGGTGCCCTCGAGGACCTGACGCCATGA
- a CDS encoding PIG-L family deacetylase, translating to MRNLLGFGMALVMSLGVGSTALAQAPRQPHAGEIAAGLRRLGVTGSVLYVAAHPDDENTRFLAYLEGERGLRAGYLSLTRGDGGQNLIGTEQDAMLGLVRTYELLAARRVDGAEQLFTRARDFGYTKSADEALRIWGHDEVLADVVLAIRRFRPDVIVTRFNTKPPNHGHHTASAILAAEAFTAAADPKRFPEQLSEVKPWQADRLLHNTSTWSLPEGADMSSFLKLDVGGYDALLGRSWGEVAAESRSQHKSQGFGVPAERGPLLEYFSPLAGTRPKGDVFEGLDFTWKRWPGAEGVARAVDEAQKGFDARAPYRSVPALVRVHEALTSLPDDNPWKALKLRETESLIAACAGLFLEARATEPSAVPGTQVELNLMALNRSPAELRLVSVTLPGGESVAAGNALALNAPVKLTRKVALPKDAAISTPYWLRKPVTGGLFTLEGADRALTGRPEGEPPLAVTFVYEAGGRRISVTRPVVYVWTDPVRGELYRAFEIVPAVTATLERDVLMFPNGATQPVSVVLAAGRADANGKARLEVPEGWKVEPAEVPFQFAARGDERTVIFQVTPPKGATAKGSLRAVVESGGRSESWRVRTVSHEHIPPLAVRQPSEATLVPFALATKVKRLGYIPGPGDRVAESLAAVGYEVTVLPEERLASEKLERFEAILVGVRAFNANPRLAVHRDRLLKYVEGGGRLVVQYNTNSRVGPLTSFVGPYPLEIGRDRVTDETATMTPVTPSEPLLRAPNALSASDFEGWVQERGLYFASTWDSHYRPVFAMNDAGEAPLKGSLLVARHGKGAFVYTGLAFFRQLPAGVPGAYRLLANILAQ from the coding sequence ATGCGGAACCTGCTCGGCTTTGGAATGGCGCTGGTCATGAGTCTTGGAGTCGGGTCGACGGCACTCGCGCAGGCGCCTCGACAACCCCATGCAGGAGAAATCGCCGCGGGGCTGCGGCGGCTGGGCGTGACGGGCAGCGTGCTCTACGTGGCCGCCCACCCGGACGATGAGAACACTCGCTTCCTCGCGTACCTCGAAGGTGAGCGTGGCCTTCGCGCGGGCTACCTCTCGCTCACGCGCGGCGACGGTGGGCAGAACCTCATCGGCACCGAGCAGGATGCGATGCTCGGACTCGTCCGCACGTATGAATTGCTCGCGGCGCGGCGCGTGGACGGCGCGGAGCAGCTCTTCACGCGAGCGCGCGACTTCGGCTACACGAAGAGCGCTGACGAGGCGCTGAGAATCTGGGGCCATGACGAGGTGCTCGCGGATGTGGTGCTCGCCATCCGCCGCTTCCGGCCGGACGTCATCGTCACGCGCTTCAACACGAAGCCGCCGAACCATGGCCACCACACCGCGTCCGCCATCCTCGCGGCGGAGGCCTTCACCGCGGCTGCGGACCCGAAGCGCTTCCCCGAGCAGCTCTCCGAGGTGAAGCCCTGGCAGGCGGACCGCCTGCTGCACAACACCTCTACCTGGAGCCTGCCGGAAGGCGCGGACATGTCCAGCTTCCTCAAGCTGGACGTGGGCGGGTACGACGCGTTGCTCGGGCGCTCGTGGGGTGAGGTGGCGGCGGAGAGCCGCAGTCAGCACAAGAGCCAGGGCTTCGGTGTACCGGCCGAGCGCGGCCCGCTGCTGGAGTACTTTTCGCCCCTCGCCGGGACGCGCCCGAAGGGCGACGTGTTCGAGGGATTGGACTTCACGTGGAAGCGCTGGCCCGGCGCGGAAGGCGTGGCCCGCGCGGTGGACGAGGCGCAGAAGGGCTTCGATGCGCGCGCGCCGTACCGCAGCGTGCCCGCGCTCGTCCGCGTGCACGAGGCGCTGACCTCGCTGCCGGACGACAACCCGTGGAAGGCGCTCAAGCTGCGCGAGACGGAGTCGCTCATCGCCGCGTGCGCGGGCCTGTTCCTGGAGGCGCGCGCCACGGAGCCCTCGGCCGTGCCGGGCACGCAGGTGGAGCTCAACCTCATGGCGTTGAACCGCTCGCCCGCGGAGTTGCGGCTGGTGAGCGTCACGCTGCCCGGTGGTGAGTCCGTGGCCGCCGGCAACGCGCTGGCGCTGAATGCGCCCGTCAAGCTGACGCGGAAGGTGGCGCTCCCGAAGGACGCGGCCATCTCCACGCCGTACTGGCTGCGCAAGCCCGTCACGGGCGGCCTCTTTACGCTGGAGGGCGCGGACCGCGCGCTCACCGGCAGGCCGGAAGGCGAGCCCCCGCTGGCGGTGACGTTCGTCTATGAGGCGGGCGGCCGTCGCATCAGCGTGACGCGGCCGGTGGTCTACGTGTGGACGGACCCGGTGCGCGGCGAGCTCTACCGCGCCTTCGAAATCGTTCCCGCCGTCACCGCGACGCTGGAGCGGGACGTGCTGATGTTCCCCAATGGAGCCACGCAACCCGTCTCGGTGGTGCTGGCCGCGGGTCGCGCGGACGCCAATGGCAAGGCCCGGCTGGAGGTGCCCGAGGGCTGGAAGGTGGAGCCTGCGGAGGTGCCGTTCCAATTCGCCGCGCGCGGCGACGAGCGCACTGTCATCTTCCAGGTGACGCCTCCGAAGGGTGCCACGGCGAAGGGCAGCCTGCGCGCCGTGGTGGAGAGCGGCGGGCGCTCGGAGTCGTGGCGCGTCCGCACGGTGTCTCACGAGCACATCCCGCCGCTCGCGGTGCGCCAGCCGTCGGAGGCGACGCTGGTTCCCTTCGCGCTGGCCACGAAGGTGAAGCGCCTGGGCTACATCCCCGGGCCGGGTGACCGCGTGGCGGAGAGCCTGGCGGCGGTGGGCTACGAGGTGACGGTGCTCCCCGAGGAGCGGCTCGCGAGCGAGAAGTTGGAGCGCTTCGAGGCCATCCTCGTCGGCGTGCGCGCGTTCAACGCCAACCCTCGCCTCGCCGTGCATCGCGACAGGTTGCTGAAGTACGTCGAAGGGGGAGGGCGACTGGTGGTCCAGTACAACACCAACAGCCGCGTCGGCCCGCTCACCAGCTTCGTGGGCCCGTACCCACTGGAGATTGGAAGAGACCGCGTGACGGACGAGACGGCGACGATGACGCCCGTCACTCCGAGCGAGCCGCTGCTGCGCGCGCCCAACGCGCTGTCCGCCTCGGACTTCGAGGGCTGGGTGCAGGAGCGCGGGCTCTACTTCGCGTCCACGTGGGACTCGCACTACCGGCCCGTGTTCGCGATGAACGACGCGGGCGAGGCTCCACTCAAGGGCTCCCTGCTGGTGGCCCGTCATGGCAAGGGCGCCTTCGTGTACACGGGGCTCGCCTTCTTCCGTCAGCTCCCCGCCGGCGTGCCCGGCGCCTACCGCCTCCTGGCGAACATCCTCGCGCAATGA
- a CDS encoding sodium:solute symporter, with the protein MTLLDWLVLIGTTVFIVVWGLWKARSAKTTEDYLRGARELKWPTIGLSVMATQASAITFLSVPGQAYEDGMRFVQFYFGLPIAMVLISAVFVPIYYRLNVITAYEYLESRFDLKTRLLGAFLFLVQRGLAAGITIYAPSIILSSILGWPLEPTVVAMGALVILYTVTGGSNAVSQTQKQQMVVMMGGMVVAALVIIWRLPEHVSFGKAVDVAGAFGRMNVVSFDFDVQDRYNFWSGITGGFFLSLSYFGTDQSQVGRYLTGRSVSESRLGLLFNGVLKIPMQFLILFVGVLVFVFYQFSTPPLLFNEPLRERVQASAQAGEYAAIEAKWEQAQTAKRAEVERFLAAREAGDVATADASREALRGAAKQANDIRKEAKAVVARALPGVETKDSDYIFIGFVKRWLPSGLFGLLIAVILAAAMSSIASELNALGATTTVDFYRRVFRPDASDKHVLVASKLFTVFWGLVAVSFATFASLLDNLIQAVNILGSIFYGTVLGMFLVAFFLKHVRGHAVFGAAVLSQGTVIALFMLSDIGYLWFNVIGCALVVVLGLVLQAVLPRQPEPVVAAGA; encoded by the coding sequence GTGACTCTGCTCGACTGGCTGGTCCTCATTGGCACGACGGTCTTCATCGTCGTGTGGGGTCTGTGGAAGGCCCGGAGCGCGAAGACGACGGAGGACTACCTTCGTGGCGCGCGTGAGCTGAAGTGGCCCACCATCGGTCTCTCCGTGATGGCCACGCAGGCCAGCGCGATTACGTTCCTCTCCGTCCCCGGGCAGGCCTACGAGGACGGGATGCGCTTCGTGCAGTTCTATTTCGGACTGCCGATTGCCATGGTGCTCATCAGCGCGGTGTTCGTCCCCATCTACTACCGGCTGAACGTCATCACCGCGTACGAGTACCTGGAGTCCCGCTTCGACTTGAAGACGCGGCTGTTGGGCGCGTTCCTCTTCCTCGTCCAGCGCGGGCTGGCGGCGGGCATCACCATCTACGCGCCGTCCATCATCCTCTCGTCCATCCTCGGCTGGCCGCTGGAGCCCACGGTGGTGGCCATGGGCGCGCTCGTCATCCTCTACACGGTGACGGGCGGCTCCAACGCCGTCAGCCAGACGCAGAAGCAGCAGATGGTGGTGATGATGGGCGGCATGGTGGTGGCCGCGCTCGTCATCATCTGGCGGCTGCCGGAGCACGTCTCCTTCGGCAAGGCCGTGGACGTGGCGGGCGCCTTCGGGCGGATGAACGTGGTGAGCTTCGACTTCGACGTGCAGGACCGCTACAACTTCTGGTCCGGCATCACCGGCGGTTTCTTCCTGTCGCTGTCGTACTTCGGCACGGACCAGTCGCAGGTGGGCCGCTACCTGACGGGGCGCTCCGTCAGCGAGAGCCGGCTGGGGCTGCTCTTCAACGGCGTGCTGAAGATTCCGATGCAGTTCCTCATCCTGTTCGTCGGAGTCCTCGTCTTCGTCTTCTACCAGTTCAGCACGCCGCCCCTGCTCTTCAACGAGCCGCTGCGCGAGCGCGTGCAGGCCTCCGCGCAGGCGGGCGAGTACGCCGCCATCGAGGCGAAGTGGGAACAGGCGCAGACGGCCAAGCGCGCGGAGGTGGAGCGCTTCCTCGCGGCGCGTGAGGCAGGTGACGTGGCCACCGCGGACGCCTCGCGCGAGGCGCTGCGGGGCGCGGCGAAGCAGGCCAATGACATCCGCAAGGAGGCCAAGGCGGTGGTGGCCCGCGCGCTGCCCGGCGTGGAGACGAAGGACTCGGACTACATCTTCATCGGCTTCGTGAAGCGGTGGCTGCCCAGCGGCCTGTTCGGGCTGCTCATCGCCGTCATCCTCGCCGCGGCGATGAGCTCCATCGCGAGCGAGTTGAACGCGCTGGGCGCGACGACGACGGTGGACTTCTACCGCCGCGTGTTCCGCCCGGACGCATCGGACAAGCATGTGCTGGTGGCTTCGAAGCTGTTCACCGTGTTCTGGGGCCTGGTGGCGGTGAGCTTCGCCACGTTCGCCTCGCTGCTCGACAACCTCATCCAGGCGGTGAACATCCTCGGCTCCATCTTCTACGGGACGGTGCTGGGCATGTTCCTGGTGGCCTTCTTCCTCAAGCACGTGCGCGGGCACGCCGTCTTCGGCGCGGCGGTGCTCTCGCAGGGGACGGTGATTGCGCTCTTCATGCTGAGCGACATCGGCTACCTGTGGTTCAACGTGATTGGGTGCGCGCTGGTGGTGGTGCTCGGGCTGGTGCTCCAGGCGGTGCTGCCGCGTCAGCCGGAGCCCGTGGTCGCGGCGGGCGCGTGA
- a CDS encoding annexin: MRVNDGASRTTGTGEASGSGQSSAAAEAERAAREAQRAAEEAARAAAEAARAQAAQAAQAQARAEAAAKKAQDALKQAQAALAQAQKQGAPKSELTRAEQAVARANTAAQQAAASAKSAGNRASNASSFVPAAPLAAPPTRQTPAGPPGVTPGYTKEQAAKDATELYRSMKGGLTGWGTDEDKLFATLDKKSPGDLALIRQSFKEHYNLDLDSTIREELSGDDLTRANSILAGNKGSAGAAAIQQQTGWFGDKDAILKTLQQSSPAERQSIARSFQQMYGKDHKDIQASSPEEFMRKALEPDLNDAQKTQLRSLLATTSATAPAQVNQLEASAARSKVNDALQGFFGADSQKVFDTIKDLPPEQKKILLADPSLQAEMQKKLSKEDYTRARGMLEGNNAAASAAQINSATQGWFGADKSAILDVLKNTKPEELPALKAEFQKQTGRSLESEVRGWGGNDAAVGLRYLNPPAANDKLGQAQADAERLHRAMDGMGTDEAALREVLGNKSKAQINDITAAYKQLYGKDLRSDLTSELGGRDKFEIVDQMFDLGAVDMNAPDAAQQQAARLRAQQKFERSDGLGVIDTIQTWTKGESDSARLERNLTAAETAIATGNTDAANRRLGYSTDDVKDVQETKDSTADMAATAAVVVVTTAAVVATGGAATPLAVAGYAALGAGTRVATQAYFKGDSLGTDGLMQQGALGAVEGATAVIPLPKGLGGGSVAAIEGAEQVAKQTVVQRLKGAAIQGAWEGGIGGATSGAVDQAMQSETWQNGLMPGLAQVGDRAVRDGTIGTVFGAGTGVAVDGVMQGASRLTKPKDIPVVHNPDLPGNTTHVRYDNGKVRIEAGPHATPEQIQAHLETARTLQKYEGPLGQIRQLKDRINQAITGRPGFGTQGFESQLEVKKLKGMLTELEGVQQRIDDRIRATAGKPDAATVAERAALEKEIANVQAQLRIHEVQVRSLDVGRGYVAKFDKNTERVFAGHVAELKQIESGLGALRPDESSLTKLIDHAADLKATGKLEGMDDWIRAASSQSGSRDDLIQRMAELNRAVQQAETLPAGQRIRLDGTGAGPFNLKLEAAGAARTPGALEQSTRAAYSTPEQREAFDIWAARTASSGADVEKVLAKMPPHVRDKQVSDIAADVADIRSPSRARHTENLLDPINPQLAHTVQNGNITVHYEARPPDAHELAQAQKLAAARGEEVHIFGDDAAGRSYPGIDGTIGNPKRPMQLKFVPASTDASAARSMAQGALEHAQHTGMKNVEVFIEVEGRSRADIAAAWNGPLKGNSPPPLGATIDGNAVKRIEIQAADGRMEVVFNPATGAYSFNNL; this comes from the coding sequence ATGAGAGTCAACGACGGCGCTAGCCGGACGACGGGAACGGGCGAGGCGAGCGGTTCCGGTCAGAGCTCCGCGGCCGCGGAAGCCGAGCGTGCCGCGCGCGAGGCGCAGCGTGCCGCAGAAGAGGCGGCGCGTGCGGCGGCGGAGGCGGCTCGGGCCCAGGCAGCGCAGGCCGCCCAGGCGCAGGCCCGCGCGGAGGCCGCGGCGAAGAAGGCCCAGGACGCGCTGAAGCAGGCGCAGGCGGCGCTCGCGCAGGCCCAGAAGCAGGGCGCCCCCAAGAGTGAGCTGACTCGCGCCGAGCAGGCCGTCGCGCGCGCCAACACCGCCGCGCAGCAGGCCGCCGCGTCCGCGAAGAGCGCCGGCAACCGCGCGTCCAACGCCAGCTCCTTCGTCCCCGCGGCGCCGCTCGCCGCGCCGCCCACGCGTCAGACGCCGGCCGGCCCGCCGGGCGTCACGCCGGGCTACACGAAGGAGCAGGCCGCCAAGGACGCCACCGAGCTGTACCGCTCCATGAAGGGCGGCCTCACCGGCTGGGGCACGGACGAGGACAAGCTGTTCGCCACGCTGGACAAGAAGTCCCCCGGCGACCTCGCCCTCATCCGCCAGTCCTTCAAGGAGCACTACAACCTCGACCTGGACAGCACCATCCGCGAGGAGCTGAGCGGCGACGACCTCACCCGCGCCAACAGCATCCTCGCCGGCAACAAGGGCAGCGCGGGCGCCGCCGCCATCCAGCAGCAGACGGGCTGGTTCGGCGACAAGGACGCCATCCTCAAGACGCTGCAGCAGTCCAGCCCCGCCGAGCGTCAGTCCATCGCGCGCTCCTTCCAGCAGATGTACGGGAAGGACCACAAGGACATCCAGGCCTCCTCGCCCGAGGAGTTCATGCGCAAGGCGCTGGAGCCTGACCTCAACGACGCGCAGAAGACGCAGCTGCGCAGCCTGCTCGCCACCACCAGCGCCACCGCGCCCGCGCAGGTGAATCAGCTCGAGGCCAGCGCCGCGCGCTCCAAGGTGAACGACGCCCTCCAGGGCTTCTTCGGCGCCGACAGCCAGAAGGTCTTCGACACCATCAAGGACCTGCCGCCCGAGCAGAAGAAGATTCTCCTCGCGGACCCGTCGCTCCAGGCGGAGATGCAGAAGAAGCTGTCCAAGGAGGACTACACCCGGGCCCGCGGCATGCTGGAGGGCAACAACGCCGCCGCCAGCGCCGCGCAAATCAACAGCGCGACGCAGGGGTGGTTCGGCGCGGACAAGAGCGCCATCCTCGACGTGCTGAAGAACACGAAGCCGGAGGAGCTGCCCGCCCTCAAGGCCGAGTTCCAGAAGCAGACCGGCCGCTCGCTGGAGAGCGAGGTGCGCGGCTGGGGCGGCAACGACGCCGCCGTGGGACTGCGCTACCTCAACCCGCCCGCCGCCAACGACAAGCTGGGCCAGGCGCAGGCGGACGCGGAGCGGCTGCACCGCGCCATGGACGGCATGGGCACCGACGAGGCGGCCCTGCGCGAGGTGTTGGGCAACAAGTCCAAGGCGCAAATCAATGACATCACCGCCGCGTACAAGCAGCTCTACGGGAAGGACCTGCGCTCGGACCTGACCTCCGAGCTGGGCGGCCGCGACAAGTTCGAAATCGTCGACCAGATGTTCGACCTCGGCGCGGTGGACATGAACGCGCCGGACGCCGCGCAGCAGCAGGCGGCGCGCCTGCGGGCGCAGCAGAAGTTCGAGCGGAGCGACGGCCTGGGCGTCATCGACACGATTCAGACGTGGACGAAGGGCGAGTCGGACTCGGCGCGCCTGGAGCGCAACCTGACGGCGGCGGAGACGGCGATTGCCACCGGCAACACCGACGCGGCCAACCGGCGCCTGGGCTACTCCACCGACGACGTGAAGGACGTGCAGGAGACGAAGGACAGCACCGCGGACATGGCCGCCACGGCCGCCGTGGTGGTGGTGACGACGGCCGCGGTGGTGGCCACGGGCGGCGCGGCCACGCCGCTCGCCGTCGCGGGCTACGCGGCGCTGGGCGCGGGCACGCGCGTGGCGACGCAGGCGTACTTCAAGGGTGACTCGCTCGGCACCGACGGGCTGATGCAGCAGGGCGCGCTGGGCGCCGTCGAGGGCGCCACCGCCGTGATTCCGCTGCCCAAGGGCCTGGGCGGCGGCTCGGTCGCGGCCATCGAGGGCGCGGAGCAGGTGGCCAAGCAGACGGTGGTGCAGCGGTTGAAGGGCGCGGCCATCCAGGGCGCGTGGGAGGGCGGCATCGGCGGTGCCACCTCCGGCGCGGTGGACCAGGCCATGCAGAGCGAGACGTGGCAGAACGGCCTGATGCCGGGCCTGGCGCAGGTGGGCGACCGCGCGGTGCGCGACGGCACCATCGGCACCGTCTTCGGCGCGGGCACCGGCGTGGCCGTGGACGGCGTCATGCAGGGTGCCTCGCGGCTGACGAAGCCGAAGGACATCCCCGTGGTGCACAACCCGGACCTGCCGGGCAACACCACGCACGTGCGCTACGACAACGGGAAGGTGCGCATCGAGGCGGGCCCCCACGCCACGCCCGAGCAGATTCAGGCCCACCTGGAGACGGCGCGCACCCTGCAGAAGTACGAGGGGCCGCTGGGCCAGATTCGCCAGCTCAAGGACCGCATCAACCAGGCGATTACGGGCCGCCCCGGCTTCGGCACCCAGGGCTTCGAGTCGCAGCTCGAGGTGAAGAAGCTCAAGGGCATGCTCACCGAGCTGGAGGGAGTGCAGCAGCGCATCGACGATCGCATCCGCGCCACGGCCGGCAAGCCCGACGCGGCGACGGTGGCGGAGCGCGCGGCGCTGGAGAAGGAAATCGCCAACGTGCAGGCGCAGCTCCGCATCCACGAGGTGCAGGTGCGCTCGCTGGATGTCGGCCGCGGCTACGTGGCGAAGTTCGACAAGAACACCGAGCGCGTCTTCGCCGGCCACGTCGCCGAGCTGAAGCAGATTGAGTCCGGCCTCGGTGCCCTGCGTCCCGACGAGTCCTCGCTCACGAAGCTCATCGACCACGCGGCGGACCTCAAGGCCACCGGCAAGCTGGAGGGCATGGACGACTGGATTCGCGCCGCGTCGTCCCAGTCGGGCTCTCGCGATGACCTCATCCAGCGCATGGCCGAGCTGAACCGCGCCGTGCAGCAGGCCGAGACGCTGCCCGCCGGACAGCGCATCCGCCTGGACGGGACGGGCGCGGGGCCGTTCAACCTGAAGCTGGAGGCGGCGGGCGCGGCCCGTACGCCGGGCGCGCTGGAGCAGTCGACGCGCGCGGCCTACTCCACGCCGGAGCAGCGCGAGGCCTTCGACATCTGGGCGGCGCGCACGGCCAGCAGCGGCGCCGACGTGGAGAAGGTGCTCGCCAAGATGCCGCCGCACGTGCGCGACAAGCAGGTGAGCGACATCGCCGCGGACGTCGCGGACATCCGTTCTCCCAGCCGCGCGCGGCACACGGAGAACCTGCTGGACCCCATCAACCCGCAGCTCGCCCACACGGTGCAGAACGGCAACATCACCGTGCACTACGAGGCACGGCCGCCCGACGCGCACGAGCTGGCCCAGGCGCAGAAGCTCGCGGCGGCGCGGGGCGAGGAGGTGCACATCTTCGGCGACGATGCGGCGGGCCGCTCGTACCCGGGCATCGACGGCACCATCGGCAATCCGAAGCGGCCCATGCAGCTCAAGTTCGTGCCGGCGTCCACGGACGCTTCCGCGGCCCGCTCCATGGCGCAGGGTGCGCTGGAGCATGCCCAGCACACGGGCATGAAGAACGTGGAGGTCTTCATCGAGGTGGAGGGCCGCTCACGCGCCGACATCGCCGCCGCGTGGAACGGCCCGCTGAAGGGCAACAGCCCGCCGCCCCTCGGGGCGACCATCGACGGCAATGCCGTGAAGCGCATCGAAATCCAGGCGGCCGACGGAAGAATGGAGGTTGTGTTCAACCCCGCGACCGGGGCCTACTCCTTCAACAACCTCTGA
- a CDS encoding GNAT family N-acetyltransferase, giving the protein MSSTSPFEVRGDDGFVVSDDPARIDLDVVYGYLSRSYWSEGIPRATVERAVCNSMVFGLYASDRQVGFARVITDRASFAWLCDVFVLEDFQGRGLGKWLMEAVSSHPDLQGLRRFMLATRDAHGLYERYGFRPMKSPERFMERHDPDVYRRSKS; this is encoded by the coding sequence ATGAGCTCGACCAGCCCCTTCGAGGTGAGAGGGGACGATGGCTTCGTCGTCTCCGATGACCCGGCTCGCATCGACCTGGACGTCGTGTACGGCTACCTGTCGCGCTCCTACTGGAGCGAGGGCATTCCCCGGGCGACGGTGGAGCGGGCCGTCTGCAACTCGATGGTCTTCGGGCTGTACGCCTCGGACCGGCAGGTGGGCTTCGCGCGTGTCATCACCGACCGGGCGAGCTTCGCCTGGCTCTGTGATGTCTTCGTCCTGGAGGACTTCCAGGGACGGGGGCTCGGCAAGTGGTTGATGGAGGCCGTCTCCTCCCATCCGGACCTGCAGGGGCTGCGGAGGTTCATGCTCGCCACGCGCGATGCGCATGGCCTGTATGAGCGCTACGGGTTCCGTCCCATGAAGAGCCCGGAGCGCTTCATGGAGCGGCATGACCCGGACGTCTACCGGCGCTCCAAGTCCTGA